The sequence GCGGAGGGACCGGTCACCGAGTCCATAGAGGCAGCCTTGTTGGTCGGCCTCGGCTCCAGCCGAGACATCGAAAGTGGCTGCCTGGGTGTCGGGTCAATCATTGAGTTCAGTCGCGAGGATGAAGACATCACCGCCCTGAACGACAAGGCCGGCGCAGCCGTGATTGCATCGTTCGCGGAGCGGGTTCGCGAGGGCATCGCCGCCGGCGTGCTCGATCCTGATCTCGACGTTGATGAGGCTGGTCGCATGCTTCTCGCCTTGCGATCCGGGCTCAAGGTCGCGGCTCGGGGCGGCGCGACAATGGCCGAGCTTCGAACGACGGCGCTCCTCGCGATGCGCGGGCTGACGTTGGCTGCTCGCGATCGGTGAGCGGGGCTCCGCTCTCGGAAGTCTCCTTCGCAGACAAAGCAGGGCGCCGGCGCGAAGCCACCGATTTGGTGCAGCCTTATCCCGGACTATCCGTTAATCGAGTCCCGAAAGACCCGGACAGGAAATCGATCCCGTGAGTGTGGCGTTTGTCAAAGAGGAGAGCTCCGAGGCCGCGTCGGAGACGATTCTGCCCGCGCGCCCCCATCTCCGATCCCATCAACCTTGTCACGGAGGCAGACCTCCGTCTCCTGCAGAGTGATACTAGTCAGGGCGCGAGCGGCTCTTGATGCGGGCGATGCGCTGGAAGACGTCAATGAGAGTCGTCGGCTGTCGGCACTTCCCGTTCGCGATAACCGCTACTACGCGGAGCGGGTCCGCATGGCCCAGGTGTCTCCCCCTCCGACTTCGAATGACCTGATTGCCTTCGGTCACGCCGTCTCCTTCGAGCGCGACGATGGCCGCCAGCAGACCTTTCCGGATCGTGGGCGAGGACGAGGCCGACCCATCACAAGGTTCGATATCGCATGGCTCGCCAGTGGCTATCGCCTGGCTCGGTAAACGCGTCGGTGACGTTGTTCAACTCGGCAACCACGAACTCGAGATTCTCTCCGTCGCACAGCCAAACCGACCCAGCGAGAAGAGCTGCATTTCCATGCGCTGATGCTCGGAGCGTCCGCTCTCCGGCCAAGAGCGACAGACCACTCCCGGCACATCACAACTGAGCGCCGGCCTCGAGCAGTGGTTGCCTCAAATATGCCGTCGCGCGAAGTCGCCCCATCAACTGTCTTCTCGGCCGTCCGGACGAACCAGATCTAGGTGAGTGACGCCAAGGGCGTGTGGCGGCATCCGTAAGCACCATCGCATCCTCCGCAGGGTACCAAACTCTGCGAGGATGGCCTCAGTACCCTGCCCGATCCCCTATCGAGCTCTTGGCTACCCGGGGGGACACCCAGGAACTGCTCTGGGCGACAAATGGCGGAAAATCAACGGATGATGCCGCGTCTTGAACGTCGGCGAACTAGCGTGGGGGGTTTTGGTAGCGGAGGAGGGACTTGAACCCCCGACACGCGGATTATGATTCCGCTGCTCTAACCAGCTGAGCTACTCCGCCCCAGGACCGGCGCTTGGGGCGCCGGCTGGAATGGCCCGCTTATAGGGAGCCGGGCCGAGGGCTGTCAAGCAGCCAGAACGCTTCAGGCCCGTTCAAACACAAGCAGTGTGAAAAACCCGATCGGACCCACCCGCCGGCGGTCGACCAGGCGCAGATCGGAGCGGCCCAGGATGCGGCTGATGTCGAAATCCATGTGCCAGCCGAGCGCTGCGGAAAGCGGCGCCAGACGCTCGCCGAGCCAGCCGCGCCAGCCCTTCTGCTCCGGGAAATGACTGACCAGCACGACGGCGCCGCCAGGCTTGGTGACGCGGGCGAGTTCGCCCATCACGGCGCGCGGATCCGGCACCACGGTCAGCACGAACATGGCGACGGACGTGTCGAAGCTGGCGTCCGCCATCTGCAGGTCGCCGGCATCGGCGACTTCCAGCGCCTCGACATGGTCGAGCTTGCCCGCCGTGACGCGCTCGCGCGCAATCTCCAGCATTTCCGGCGACAGGTCGATGCCGGTGATGCGATGGCCGGTGCTGTAATGCGGCAGCGAGATGCCGGTGCCGACGCCGCATTCGAGAATGCGACCGGCCGGCAATTCGTTGACGAAGGCGACGGCGGCGCGCCGGCCCGATTCGAAGACATAGCCGAATACCCGGTCGTAGACCGGCGCCCAGCGGGCGTAGGTATTGCGAACGGCGTTCTCGTCGATCCGGTTGGAAGAACGGCGTTTGCTCGCAAAGGACTTCCACTTGCGGGCGACGTCTTCAAAGAATTCCGGCATTGCTCTCCCTCATGCTGCGGCGACGGTATCCGTCACGATCAGGCGGCGAAGCGCCTGCTCCGCCTCGGCGTCGCGTTCGGCCCGGCTGATCCAGCCGCCGCCGAGGACGCGAGCCCCCTCTCCCTGGCCCGCGTAGAATACGCAGGCCTGGCCCGGCGCGACACCTGTCTCGCCGTCGATCAGCGAGACCTGGGTCTCGCCATCCTTCTGCACGATCTGCGCCCGCTGCGGCGCGCGCGTCGAGCGGACGCGGGCATAGATCTCCATCCCGTCGGCGCCGATCGCCTCCAGCGGCGCATCGCCCAGCCAGTTGACGTTGCGCAGCACCAGCCGGCGGGCGGCGAGCGCCTCGCGCGGGCCGACGATGACCCGGCCGCGCCGCGCGTCGAGATGGATGACATAGAGCGGATCGGCCGAGGCGATGCCGAGCCCGCGCCGCTGGCCGACCGTGTAATGGATGATGCCCTCGTGCCGGCCAAGCACGCGGCCATCGATATGCACCACCTCGCCGCCCTCGGCCGCGCCCGGCTTCAGCCGCTCGATGACGTCGGAATACTTTCCGTTCGGCACGAAGCAGATGTCCTGGCTGTCATGCTTGTCGGCGATCTCCAGGCCGAGCTCGCGGGCGATGGCGCGCGTCTCCGGCTTGGTCAGATGGCCGAGCGGGAAGCGGATGAAATCGAGCTGCTCGGGCGTCGTCGCGAACAGGAAATAGCTCTGGTCGCGGTCGAGGTCGGCGGGGCGGAACATGCCGCGATGGCCGTTCGGCTGCAGCCGGCTCTGGACATAATGGCCGGTGGCGAGCGCCGCCGCGCCCAGCTCGCGCGCCGTGGTCAGCAGGTCGGAGAACTTGACGGTCTGGTTGCAGGAGACACAGGGGATCGGCGTCTCGCCAGCGATGTAGCTCTCGGCGAAGCGGTCGATGACCGACTTGCGGAAGCGCTCCTCATAGTCGAGCACGTAGTGCGGGATATCGAGCCTCTCCGAGACGCGGCGGGCGTCGTGGATGTCCTGCCCGGCGCAGCAGGCGCCCTTGCGGTGCGTCGCCTCGCCATGATCGTAGAGCTGCAGCGTCATGCCGACGACGTCATAGCCCTCGCGTTTCAGCAATCCCGCGACAACCGACGAATCGACCCCGCCCGACATGGCCACGACGATGCGCGTGTCCTCGGGGCGGCCGGGAAGATCGAGACTGTTGAGCATGGTGGGAATGCCTTGCCGGGATGCCGCACGAACAGGTTTCAGGCCGCGGCAGAAACGCAGGAGGCGGCAGAGCCGCGTTAAGGGCGGGACTATAGCGGCGATCGCGTCATCTTCAAGGCGCAAGCGTCGCCACAACCTGGAATGGGAGCGTCCCGGATGCCCGGAATGGCTGCGGCGCTGAGGCGACCGGCCGTCGCGCCCGCGCTGATTTCGGGCGGCTGCAGGCGGTTGCAAACCTTACCGAAGCGTTGCCGGGGGCTTAGTCAATTTTTAAAGCCGACGTCGTAGTCTCGCCTTCGACAAGGTCAGGTTGAGTGTGTGAGAGTAGAATGACCGATCAAATGCGTCCGCGCGTCAAATATGTTATCGGACCGGACGGTAGTCCGCTTACGATTGCCGATTTGCCGCCGCGGGACACGAAACGTTGGGTTATCCGCCGTAAGGCAGAAGTTGTCGCGGCGGTGCGGGGGGGCCTGCTCAGCCTTGAAGAGGCGTGTCAGCGTTATACGTTGACCGTCGAGGAATTCATCTCCTGGCAGCAATCGATCGACCAGCACGGCCTTGCCGGGCTGCGGACGACGCGGATTCAGCAATATCGCCAGTAGATCGGGCAACCGGGCCACCGGTTGACCTTCAAAAGCACCAAGAGGCCGGCGGCAACGCCGGCCTTTTCTTTTGGATTTTTTCAACGTCTCGCCGGTCGGTTGGCCGGGGCACCTGTTCGCCTTTCGACTCAACAGAGACCCTCCCCACGGGAG is a genomic window of Kaistia defluvii containing:
- the sciP gene encoding CtrA inhibitor SciP, which gives rise to MTDQMRPRVKYVIGPDGSPLTIADLPPRDTKRWVIRRKAEVVAAVRGGLLSLEEACQRYTLTVEEFISWQQSIDQHGLAGLRTTRIQQYRQ
- the mnmA gene encoding tRNA 2-thiouridine(34) synthase MnmA, with protein sequence MLNSLDLPGRPEDTRIVVAMSGGVDSSVVAGLLKREGYDVVGMTLQLYDHGEATHRKGACCAGQDIHDARRVSERLDIPHYVLDYEERFRKSVIDRFAESYIAGETPIPCVSCNQTVKFSDLLTTARELGAAALATGHYVQSRLQPNGHRGMFRPADLDRDQSYFLFATTPEQLDFIRFPLGHLTKPETRAIARELGLEIADKHDSQDICFVPNGKYSDVIERLKPGAAEGGEVVHIDGRVLGRHEGIIHYTVGQRRGLGIASADPLYVIHLDARRGRVIVGPREALAARRLVLRNVNWLGDAPLEAIGADGMEIYARVRSTRAPQRAQIVQKDGETQVSLIDGETGVAPGQACVFYAGQGEGARVLGGGWISRAERDAEAEQALRRLIVTDTVAAA
- a CDS encoding TetR/AcrR family transcriptional regulator; its protein translation is MARPPEFDRNEAIARSIKVFARHGFEAASTNDLIKGMGIGRQSLYGAFGDKRGLFLEALRRYSEDSLQQMKDALAEGPVTESIEAALLVGLGSSRDIESGCLGVGSIIEFSREDEDITALNDKAGAAVIASFAERVREGIAAGVLDPDLDVDEAGRMLLALRSGLKVAARGGATMAELRTTALLAMRGLTLAARDR
- a CDS encoding class I SAM-dependent methyltransferase; translated protein: MPEFFEDVARKWKSFASKRRSSNRIDENAVRNTYARWAPVYDRVFGYVFESGRRAAVAFVNELPAGRILECGVGTGISLPHYSTGHRITGIDLSPEMLEIARERVTAGKLDHVEALEVADAGDLQMADASFDTSVAMFVLTVVPDPRAVMGELARVTKPGGAVVLVSHFPEQKGWRGWLGERLAPLSAALGWHMDFDISRILGRSDLRLVDRRRVGPIGFFTLLVFERA